The Pelosinus sp. IPA-1 genome window below encodes:
- the cydD gene encoding thiol reductant ABC exporter subunit CydD has protein sequence MIDKRLIEQLKQHREQFCLLVGLGFGGGILAVLQANYLTKVIAGVFLDKLDLPEVWQWMGALFGVMIVRSLFTWLIEVKAHRLASYVKVNVRQHILSSLLALGPLYIRGQQTGELVNVLVEGVENLEPYFAKFLPQLFTAVIVPLVVLTSVVPLDGTTTLILLFTAPLIPIFMILIGRSAEQVNKRQWETLSRLSAHFLDVLQGLTVLKVFGRSIEQIQVIDRMSNQFRDKTLNVLKVAFLSALVLELVATISTALVAVTIGLKLLYFKMDFPQAFFLLLLAPEFYLPLRQLGAHFHAGMAGTAAADRIFAILSLPRRQDKARHKNPFPQQEQVEITFENVHYAYQEGERPALRGLTFEMKPGETVALVGASGSGKSTVASLLLAFMQPDKGSISINGICLSDIRVEDWLAQVAFVPQEPHLFYRSVADNIRLGREEATMEEVIRAAKNAGAHEFILSLPEGYETLVGEGGHGLSGGQGKRLAIARAFLQDAPFLLLDEATAGLDPQNEAVIEEALARLMKRRTVLIIAHRLTTVYQADWIVVLNEGQDVEAGRHDTLMKDRGLYSQLVMAFRGEK, from the coding sequence ATGATTGATAAACGTCTGATCGAGCAGCTAAAACAGCATAGAGAACAATTCTGTCTGCTAGTTGGGCTGGGGTTCGGTGGTGGTATATTAGCGGTACTACAAGCTAACTATTTAACCAAAGTGATAGCCGGGGTATTTTTGGACAAGCTGGATCTGCCTGAGGTATGGCAGTGGATGGGTGCCTTGTTTGGGGTTATGATTGTGCGTAGCCTATTCACGTGGCTAATCGAGGTTAAGGCGCATCGGCTGGCTTCCTATGTAAAAGTTAACGTCAGGCAACATATATTATCCTCCCTTTTGGCCTTAGGTCCCCTTTATATTCGTGGGCAACAAACAGGAGAATTGGTTAATGTATTGGTAGAAGGGGTAGAAAATTTAGAACCATATTTTGCAAAATTCCTGCCTCAGTTATTTACAGCAGTGATAGTGCCATTGGTTGTTTTGACTTCTGTAGTCCCTCTAGATGGAACTACAACGCTTATTTTACTATTCACAGCGCCGTTAATTCCGATTTTTATGATATTAATCGGACGTTCAGCAGAACAAGTGAATAAAAGGCAGTGGGAGACTTTGTCCCGCCTAAGTGCACATTTTTTAGATGTGCTACAAGGCTTAACCGTGCTGAAAGTATTTGGGCGCAGTATTGAGCAAATACAAGTAATTGATCGTATGAGTAATCAATTTCGAGATAAGACGCTGAATGTATTAAAAGTAGCTTTTTTGTCAGCCTTAGTATTAGAGTTGGTGGCAACAATTAGTACGGCGTTAGTGGCGGTAACCATTGGATTGAAATTGTTATATTTTAAGATGGATTTTCCCCAGGCTTTTTTCTTACTGCTGCTAGCTCCAGAATTTTATTTGCCCCTGCGCCAGTTAGGGGCTCATTTTCATGCTGGAATGGCTGGAACTGCGGCAGCTGATCGAATTTTTGCCATTTTATCCTTACCCCGGAGGCAAGATAAGGCAAGACATAAAAATCCCTTTCCTCAGCAAGAACAAGTGGAAATTACTTTTGAAAATGTACATTATGCTTATCAAGAGGGAGAACGTCCAGCTTTGCGAGGGTTGACCTTTGAGATGAAGCCAGGAGAGACTGTTGCTTTAGTTGGAGCTAGCGGTTCGGGAAAAAGTACGGTGGCAAGCCTATTGCTCGCATTTATGCAACCGGATAAAGGAAGTATTTCTATTAATGGAATTTGTTTATCCGACATACGGGTTGAGGACTGGTTGGCTCAAGTTGCCTTTGTGCCTCAAGAACCCCATTTGTTTTACCGCTCGGTGGCTGATAATATACGTTTAGGGCGGGAAGAGGCAACAATGGAGGAAGTCATTAGGGCGGCAAAGAATGCGGGAGCCCATGAATTTATCCTCAGTTTACCGGAAGGATATGAAACATTAGTGGGAGAGGGGGGGCATGGTTTAAGCGGTGGACAAGGCAAGCGACTAGCCATTGCTCGAGCTTTTCTGCAGGATGCCCCCTTCTTGTTGTTAGATGAGGCTACAGCAGGCTTAGATCCTCAAAATGAAGCTGTGATTGAGGAGGCTTTGGCACGCCTCATGAAGAGGCGCACCGTCTTAATTATCGCCCATCGTTTGACGACAGTGTACCAAGCAGATTGGATTGTAGTGCTAAATGAGGGGCAGGATGTAGAAGCTGGTCGCCACGATACATTAATGAAAGATCGTGGCTTGTATTCACAACTTGTAATGGCCTTCCGAGGTGAAAAATGA
- a CDS encoding FAD-binding and (Fe-S)-binding domain-containing protein, with the protein MSLKFVESDIASLPEAYRNFYHVIITFIPRERVFVDPIRTLAYGADASFYSMLPKLVVKVKSPEEMAKILKEANKVNIPVTFRAAGTSLSGQSITDSVLLVATEGWHKYSIGPGGESIALEPGIIGAEANAYLKSYSRKIGPDPATINNAMIGGIAANNASGMCCGTADNSYKTVASMKLIFADGTMLDTGDAASREAFRKTHPSIIQDIEKIRDEITADEELTKRIKHKYKIKNTTGYGLNSFVDYFDPFDIINHLMIGSEGTLAFITEITYKTVVDHEYKASALMIFKDMNTTCLAVMKLDRDLVAAAEMMDRASLRSVEDEAGMPAYLKTLSPDAASLLVEVRAESKAALDELIEGVKARLADIPTVLPIEFTDVKAEYEVLWHIRKGIFPAVGGMRQPGTSVIIEDVAFPKEKMAEAVPELRNIMDKYHYEDGIIYGHALDGNVHFVVTQTFKTQEEIERYQSLIQDVCNMVVNEYGGSLKAEHGTGRNMAPFVEMEWGQTAYRFMRKLKKVFDKDNTLNPDVIITDNQLLYIQNLKPMAQAHEIIDKCIECGFCEINCPSKNLTATPRQRIVVQREIARLRQTGEDNTRLRRLEEDYAYFGDETCATDGLCSTTCPVGINTGEHTKHYRANLMGDRGKSIGRFITQNFAGVTTMARLGLTSAGIAHSILGTSLMGGIAQGLHSLSGHKVPLWNPCMPGAGKTPDPSQSKKGVAGRKVVYFPSCVSRTMGGASAVDKDKRQLSQVMIKLMEKAGYEVIFPREMDKLCCGMPFESKGLFESADKMSSELEKELLVVSNNGEYPIVCDTSPCIYRMRKMMDKKLKMFEPLEFIHDYLLELLNFNKEQETIAVHVTCSSTKLGLKEKFKKVAEACATTVVMPEKVRCCGFAGDKGFEVPELNESALAELKDCLPADCSAGYSNSRTCEMGLSHRSGLSYQSIVYLVDRCTTAK; encoded by the coding sequence GTGAGTTTAAAATTTGTTGAGAGTGATATTGCAAGTCTTCCTGAGGCTTATCGGAATTTTTATCATGTTATTATAACGTTCATACCTAGAGAAAGAGTTTTTGTCGATCCGATTCGGACATTAGCTTATGGCGCCGATGCTAGTTTTTATAGCATGCTACCGAAACTGGTGGTAAAAGTAAAATCTCCTGAAGAAATGGCGAAAATTTTAAAAGAGGCCAATAAGGTGAACATTCCTGTAACTTTTAGGGCAGCAGGCACAAGTTTGTCAGGACAGTCAATTACGGATTCTGTGCTTTTAGTAGCAACGGAAGGCTGGCATAAGTACTCAATTGGCCCAGGTGGCGAATCCATCGCCCTAGAGCCAGGGATTATTGGGGCTGAAGCCAATGCTTATTTAAAATCATATTCCCGGAAAATTGGACCTGATCCAGCTACCATTAACAATGCGATGATTGGCGGTATTGCTGCTAATAATGCCAGTGGTATGTGCTGTGGGACGGCGGATAATAGCTATAAAACAGTAGCTAGCATGAAACTTATTTTTGCTGACGGCACTATGTTAGATACTGGTGATGCAGCATCCCGTGAAGCATTTAGAAAAACTCATCCATCAATCATACAGGACATTGAAAAGATACGTGATGAAATTACTGCTGACGAAGAGTTGACCAAACGTATTAAGCATAAATATAAAATTAAAAATACGACAGGTTATGGACTAAATTCTTTTGTAGATTATTTTGATCCTTTTGATATTATCAACCATTTGATGATTGGTTCTGAGGGTACTTTAGCGTTCATAACGGAAATTACCTATAAAACAGTAGTCGATCATGAATATAAAGCATCCGCGTTAATGATTTTCAAAGATATGAATACAACTTGCTTAGCAGTTATGAAACTTGACAGAGATCTAGTCGCAGCTGCAGAAATGATGGACCGTGCATCTCTTCGCTCGGTAGAAGATGAAGCAGGCATGCCAGCCTATTTGAAAACTTTATCACCTGATGCTGCTTCTTTACTAGTGGAAGTGCGTGCCGAAAGCAAGGCTGCCTTAGATGAATTAATTGAGGGCGTCAAAGCAAGGTTAGCAGATATTCCTACGGTACTTCCGATAGAATTTACCGATGTAAAAGCAGAATACGAAGTATTATGGCATATTCGCAAAGGAATTTTCCCTGCGGTTGGCGGTATGAGACAACCGGGTACTTCCGTAATTATTGAGGATGTTGCTTTTCCAAAAGAGAAAATGGCAGAAGCAGTGCCAGAACTAAGAAACATTATGGATAAATACCATTATGAAGATGGTATTATTTATGGACATGCTTTAGATGGTAATGTGCATTTTGTTGTAACCCAGACATTTAAGACGCAAGAAGAAATTGAACGCTATCAATCATTAATCCAGGATGTCTGTAACATGGTAGTGAATGAGTATGGCGGTTCTTTAAAAGCAGAACATGGTACAGGACGTAATATGGCACCCTTTGTAGAAATGGAGTGGGGTCAAACAGCTTACCGCTTTATGCGCAAATTGAAAAAGGTGTTTGATAAAGATAATACCTTAAACCCTGATGTTATTATTACGGATAATCAACTGCTTTATATTCAAAACTTAAAACCAATGGCTCAGGCGCACGAAATTATTGATAAATGTATAGAGTGTGGTTTCTGTGAAATTAACTGTCCTTCTAAAAATCTTACGGCAACTCCTAGACAGCGTATTGTAGTACAACGTGAGATTGCTAGATTAAGGCAAACCGGGGAGGATAATACTCGGCTGCGTCGTTTGGAAGAAGATTATGCTTATTTTGGTGACGAAACCTGTGCGACAGATGGACTATGTTCCACTACTTGTCCTGTAGGGATTAATACTGGTGAGCATACTAAACATTATAGAGCTAATTTAATGGGGGATCGCGGTAAATCCATTGGTCGATTTATTACCCAAAACTTTGCAGGAGTTACTACGATGGCACGCCTTGGTCTTACTAGTGCCGGCATAGCCCACTCGATACTGGGTACGTCTTTAATGGGAGGAATTGCTCAAGGCTTACATTCTTTGAGTGGTCATAAAGTGCCTTTATGGAATCCATGTATGCCTGGCGCCGGAAAAACTCCAGATCCATCTCAATCGAAAAAAGGCGTAGCGGGACGGAAGGTAGTGTACTTCCCAAGCTGCGTTAGCCGGACCATGGGTGGTGCTTCTGCTGTTGATAAAGACAAACGGCAACTCAGTCAAGTAATGATTAAGCTGATGGAGAAAGCTGGCTATGAGGTGATTTTCCCTCGTGAGATGGATAAATTATGTTGTGGCATGCCTTTTGAGAGTAAAGGATTATTTGAATCCGCAGATAAAATGAGCAGTGAGTTAGAAAAAGAATTACTTGTTGTTAGTAATAATGGAGAGTATCCAATTGTTTGTGATACCAGTCCATGTATTTATCGTATGAGAAAAATGATGGATAAAAAACTTAAAATGTTTGAACCATTAGAATTTATTCATGATTATCTACTCGAATTACTAAACTTTAATAAAGAGCAAGAAACGATAGCGGTTCATGTTACTTGTAGTTCTACAAAATTAGGACTTAAAGAAAAATTCAAAAAAGTAGCAGAGGCTTGTGCTACTACTGTTGTTATGCCGGAGAAGGTAAGATGTTGTGGTTTTGCTGGTGATAAGGGTTTCGAAGTCCCTGAATTAAATGAATCAGCATTAGCCGAACTAAAGGATTGTTTACCAGCTGATTGCAGTGCAGGCTATTCCAATAGCCGTACTTGTGAAATGGGTTTATCTCATCGTAGTGGCCTTAGCTACCAATCCATAGTATACTTGGTAGATCGCTGTACTACGGCAAAATAA
- the cydB gene encoding cytochrome d ubiquinol oxidase subunit II, giving the protein MELNVLWFILVGVLFTGFFFLEGFDYGVGMLLPFLGKDDVERRMIINTIGPVWDGNEVWMITAGGAMFAAFPHVYATMFSGFYMALFVMLMALIVRGVAFEFRSKDENPQWRSTWDWMIFIGSALPALLWGVAVTNLIQGIPINAKMQYAGTFFDLLSPYTLVGGVAFLLVFLFHGALFLTLKIEGPIIERARKAAVTIGILAALAFLSLVGLTYTNTDLFKSGLASVTMWGAVVVFVLGYALAWIKKYGWAFAMSGLAIVFTTIAFFSGLFPRIMVSSLNPSWSLTIHNASSSAYTLKIMTFAALILVPIVLAYQGWTYWVFRKRVTAKDLEY; this is encoded by the coding sequence ATGGAACTAAATGTATTATGGTTTATTTTGGTTGGTGTTTTATTTACGGGCTTCTTTTTCTTAGAAGGATTTGATTATGGTGTTGGAATGTTATTGCCTTTCTTAGGCAAGGATGATGTAGAACGACGGATGATTATAAATACCATTGGGCCGGTTTGGGATGGAAATGAGGTTTGGATGATTACTGCAGGGGGTGCCATGTTTGCGGCGTTCCCACATGTATATGCAACTATGTTTAGTGGTTTTTACATGGCATTGTTTGTAATGCTCATGGCTTTGATTGTGCGGGGAGTGGCTTTTGAATTTCGGAGCAAAGACGAAAATCCTCAATGGCGCAGCACTTGGGATTGGATGATCTTTATTGGCAGTGCTCTGCCAGCACTGCTTTGGGGTGTAGCTGTTACCAACCTGATTCAAGGCATCCCTATTAATGCTAAGATGCAGTATGCTGGAACCTTCTTTGATTTGTTAAGCCCTTACACTTTAGTAGGTGGGGTTGCCTTTTTACTCGTGTTTTTATTCCATGGGGCTTTGTTCTTAACCCTTAAGATTGAAGGGCCAATTATTGAACGTGCGCGAAAAGCAGCTGTAACAATTGGAATTCTTGCTGCCTTAGCCTTCTTAAGCCTCGTAGGGTTAACGTATACGAACACAGATTTATTCAAAAGTGGATTAGCTAGTGTTACCATGTGGGGAGCCGTTGTAGTTTTTGTTTTGGGATATGCTTTAGCATGGATAAAAAAATACGGATGGGCTTTTGCTATGAGCGGGTTGGCCATTGTTTTCACAACAATCGCCTTTTTCAGTGGCTTATTCCCTCGGATTATGGTCTCTAGTTTAAATCCGTCATGGAGTTTAACGATCCACAATGCATCTTCTAGTGCCTACACTTTAAAAATAATGACATTTGCGGCGCTAATCTTAGTGCCCATAGTGCTAGCTTACCAGGGCTGGACCTACTGGGTATTTCGAAAACGCGTTACTGCTAAAGACTTAGAATATTAA
- a CDS encoding cytochrome ubiquinol oxidase subunit I: protein MDVLLLARWQFAMTTVYHFLFVPLTLGLSVLVAVMETLYVQTGNEMYKKMTMFWGKLFLVNFSMGVVTGIVQEFHFGMNWAEYSRFMGDIFGAPLALEALTAFFIESTFLGLWIFGWERLSKRVHLACIWLVAFASNLSAFWILVANSFMQSPVGYALQNGRAEMTDFLAVITNPYVWGQFPHTVLGGLVTAGVFVTAISAYYLLKQRHLPIFRMSIKVGLACMLVSTLLVMGTGHLQAQYLAKKQPMKMAAMEALWESADPAPFAIAVVVDEANKKNSFEIGIPKVLSLLAYDKPEGEIKGINELQAAAEMKYGPGNYTPSITQSFWTFRIMVLSGLWMMLLAVISIFLLYKERLEENRTVLKLLLWSLPVPYIANSTGWILTEGGRQPWIVVGLQKVSQAVSTNVTSTEVWISLIGFTVIYGVLAIAAIYLVRKFILEGPVEHKPVLGVLTKNKEATLWN, encoded by the coding sequence ATGGATGTTTTGCTTTTAGCACGATGGCAATTTGCAATGACAACGGTATACCACTTTTTATTTGTACCGCTGACATTAGGCTTGTCAGTTTTAGTAGCGGTCATGGAAACCTTGTATGTTCAGACAGGAAATGAAATGTATAAAAAGATGACCATGTTTTGGGGGAAGTTATTTTTAGTTAACTTTTCCATGGGTGTGGTAACTGGGATTGTTCAGGAATTTCACTTTGGTATGAACTGGGCTGAATATTCTCGTTTTATGGGGGATATTTTTGGAGCACCTTTAGCATTAGAAGCCTTGACAGCCTTTTTCATAGAATCAACTTTTCTTGGATTATGGATTTTTGGCTGGGAGCGATTATCGAAGAGAGTGCATTTAGCTTGTATTTGGTTAGTCGCATTTGCTAGCAATTTATCTGCTTTTTGGATTTTGGTCGCCAATTCCTTTATGCAGTCTCCTGTAGGATATGCCTTACAAAATGGACGGGCAGAAATGACTGACTTCTTAGCCGTAATTACGAATCCTTATGTCTGGGGGCAATTTCCACATACTGTTTTAGGCGGACTTGTGACAGCGGGTGTATTTGTGACAGCGATTAGTGCTTATTATTTATTAAAACAACGTCATTTACCCATCTTTCGTATGTCGATTAAAGTGGGTTTAGCATGCATGTTAGTAAGCACTTTATTAGTAATGGGCACAGGGCATTTGCAAGCTCAATACCTAGCTAAAAAACAACCAATGAAAATGGCTGCCATGGAAGCCTTATGGGAATCGGCAGATCCTGCTCCTTTTGCCATTGCAGTGGTGGTGGATGAAGCGAATAAAAAGAATTCCTTTGAAATCGGTATTCCCAAGGTGCTATCTTTATTGGCCTATGATAAGCCAGAGGGAGAAATAAAGGGCATTAATGAACTACAAGCTGCAGCAGAAATGAAGTATGGGCCAGGAAATTATACTCCATCCATTACACAGTCCTTTTGGACCTTTAGAATCATGGTTTTGTCGGGTTTATGGATGATGTTATTAGCGGTTATTAGTATATTTTTATTATATAAAGAGCGATTAGAGGAGAATAGGACAGTTCTTAAGTTGTTACTCTGGAGCCTACCTGTGCCTTACATTGCAAACTCAACTGGGTGGATATTAACTGAAGGGGGACGTCAGCCCTGGATTGTTGTAGGTTTACAGAAGGTTAGTCAGGCTGTTTCTACCAACGTAACAAGTACGGAAGTTTGGATTTCTTTAATTGGTTTTACGGTAATATACGGCGTGCTGGCGATAGCGGCTATTTATTTAGTGCGGAAGTTTATTTTAGAAGGACCTGTGGAGCATAAGCCGGTTCTAGGTGTGCTGACTAAGAATAAGGAGGCGACATTATGGAACTAA
- a CDS encoding Rrf2 family transcriptional regulator, translated as MQFNQATDYAFRVIIHLTELPEGKLANGQTIAEQQNIPPGFLQKIMRSLSRGGLVKSYRGVDGGFVLAKPAKEISLLDVIQAMEGPIDLQRCLKEDASCTKGCESKCLVHTSLAVIQQDFVKSLEKVKFDQLVEKNNREG; from the coding sequence GTGCAGTTTAACCAAGCAACGGATTACGCATTTCGGGTCATTATACATCTAACGGAATTACCAGAAGGAAAGCTAGCAAACGGTCAGACCATTGCTGAGCAGCAGAATATACCTCCAGGATTTTTGCAGAAAATCATGAGATCTTTAAGTCGGGGAGGGTTGGTAAAGTCCTATCGGGGGGTAGATGGTGGTTTTGTGCTGGCAAAGCCTGCAAAAGAGATTAGTCTGTTAGATGTGATTCAAGCGATGGAAGGTCCGATTGATTTACAACGATGTTTGAAGGAAGATGCTTCCTGTACTAAAGGCTGTGAATCGAAATGCCTAGTACATACATCGTTGGCTGTTATTCAACAGGATTTTGTGAAGTCCCTAGAAAAGGTTAAGTTTGATCAGTTAGTAGAAAAAAATAATAGAGAAGGGTAG
- a CDS encoding bifunctional glycogen debranching protein GlgX/4-alpha-glucanotransferase translates to MKQDSMSHDSQLESFRSPFGAVCCNEKVFLHLIVKEDVEPDNVLLRLWQDGLGEKKIMMEPRERTDIGRHYQVEMSAPSFPCVLWYYFIVTVQGQLYYYGNNPEGLGGLGQVYEGEPPAYQITIYKTGSVTPDWFKESVMYQIFPDRFYQQLEAGMVLPAPKGSVIHAHWDNNPYYIRDADTGRIVSYDFFGGNLQGVIAKLPYLKELGISVIYFNPIFSSGSNHRYDTGDYKKVDPMLGDNKIFSQLCSKAKGYGIEIILDGVFSHTGSDSVYFNRDGNYPGLGAYQSKESPYYNWYRFTEYPKQYEAWWGIDTMPNVEENEPSYIDFIVEGKDSVIKHWLQLGAKGWRLDVADELPDEFIKKIYKTMKEQDKESVLIGEVWEDASHKQSYGKLREYLQGEELDSVMNYPFRAIVLDFMLGVIDAFAVHQLFMSLAENYPSQNFYAMMNLIGSHDVPRILTLLGEAPPSSSLTIAEQATYRLPLEKQSLAIARLKLLVLWQMTFPGVPCIYYGDEVGVEGHKDPFNRRTYPWGQENMEILDWYKRVIALRNRYDIFKTGEWISLPLGKETYGYIRRISNGKNVFGKEGQDNTALVLLNGSVDQTAHLEIPIQQWCHGSMIDLLNENQEIAIVDGTIRICLQPLEGKVLLQVEQNCFPRQAGVLLHPTSLPSKYGIGDLGNNVYDFIDFLYESKQSLWQILPLNPVGDSHSPYQCPSAFAGNPLLISLEKLIEDGLLSTQDLKDCPIFDKEQVEFEKVKNYKEEKLRKAFENFRRQGQSLAYETFTRLHANWLIDYALFMALKTHFNESPWHMWPNAIASREPITLLEYKELLADEIAYHCFLQFIFFSQWQALKHYATEKNVKIIGDIPIFVAHDSSDIWANQKLFDLDERGKPKTVAGVPPDYFSKTGQLWGNPHYRWEEMAKDDYYWWQQRIKVLLTLVDIVRVDHFRGFESFWEVSAEEETAEKGRWRKGPGAVFFHVLEKKLGKLPIIVEDLGIITPEVEALRNEIGFPGIKVLHFSFSFDKKGKCIPYSCKKNTAVYTGTHDNDTTVSWYRNLLVEDPKLAACVQEQIGIQALEENEIHWKCIEFVYRGNANTAIVPLQDIMGLPSQARMNFPGTIGGSNWAWRYHKEMLTKRITDKLATLVDQYNR, encoded by the coding sequence ATGAAACAAGACTCTATGAGTCATGACTCTCAATTAGAAAGTTTCCGCAGTCCCTTTGGGGCTGTTTGTTGTAATGAGAAAGTATTTCTGCATTTAATAGTGAAGGAAGATGTTGAGCCAGATAACGTTTTGCTTCGGTTATGGCAAGATGGTCTTGGAGAAAAAAAAATAATGATGGAGCCAAGGGAAAGGACAGATATAGGTAGGCACTATCAAGTAGAAATGAGTGCACCTTCATTCCCTTGTGTTTTGTGGTACTATTTTATCGTTACGGTACAAGGCCAACTATATTATTATGGAAACAATCCAGAGGGACTAGGGGGATTAGGACAGGTCTACGAAGGAGAGCCCCCTGCTTATCAAATTACAATATACAAAACAGGATCTGTTACACCTGATTGGTTTAAAGAATCGGTGATGTATCAGATCTTTCCTGATCGCTTTTATCAACAATTAGAAGCGGGAATGGTTTTGCCTGCTCCTAAGGGTAGCGTGATCCATGCCCATTGGGATAATAATCCTTATTACATTCGCGATGCAGATACAGGAAGAATTGTATCTTACGATTTCTTTGGTGGAAACTTACAGGGAGTTATTGCAAAACTGCCGTATTTAAAGGAACTAGGTATCAGTGTAATCTATTTTAATCCTATTTTTTCATCCGGGAGTAATCATCGCTATGATACAGGTGATTATAAAAAAGTAGATCCGATGCTTGGTGATAACAAAATTTTTTCTCAGTTGTGCAGCAAGGCAAAAGGATATGGAATTGAGATTATCTTAGATGGCGTATTCAGTCATACAGGCAGTGATAGTGTCTACTTCAATCGAGACGGGAATTATCCGGGACTAGGTGCTTATCAGTCAAAGGAATCTCCCTATTACAATTGGTATCGTTTTACTGAATATCCCAAGCAGTATGAAGCTTGGTGGGGAATTGACACAATGCCCAACGTGGAAGAGAATGAGCCTTCCTATATTGACTTCATTGTTGAAGGCAAGGATAGTGTAATCAAACACTGGTTACAACTTGGGGCAAAAGGCTGGCGATTGGATGTAGCGGATGAACTGCCAGATGAATTTATCAAAAAAATATACAAAACAATGAAAGAGCAGGATAAGGAAAGTGTATTGATTGGCGAGGTTTGGGAAGATGCCTCTCACAAGCAAAGTTATGGCAAACTTAGGGAATACTTGCAGGGTGAGGAATTGGATTCTGTAATGAATTATCCTTTTCGTGCAATTGTACTGGACTTTATGCTAGGGGTTATTGATGCTTTTGCAGTTCATCAATTATTTATGAGCTTAGCAGAAAACTATCCTAGTCAAAATTTTTACGCCATGATGAACTTAATTGGTAGTCATGATGTACCCCGCATATTGACCTTACTGGGAGAAGCTCCCCCTTCAAGTAGCTTAACCATTGCTGAGCAGGCTACTTACCGTTTGCCTCTTGAAAAGCAATCCTTAGCAATCGCTAGGTTAAAACTTCTCGTATTATGGCAAATGACATTTCCTGGCGTACCTTGTATTTATTACGGAGATGAAGTTGGTGTAGAAGGTCATAAAGATCCATTTAACCGCAGGACGTATCCTTGGGGACAAGAAAATATGGAAATTCTTGATTGGTATAAAAGAGTTATTGCTCTTCGCAATCGCTATGATATTTTCAAAACAGGAGAATGGATTTCCTTACCCTTAGGGAAGGAAACCTATGGTTATATTCGCAGAATTAGTAATGGTAAAAATGTTTTTGGCAAAGAAGGGCAAGACAATACAGCGCTTGTGTTATTGAATGGAAGTGTTGATCAAACGGCTCATCTAGAAATTCCGATTCAGCAATGGTGTCATGGAAGCATGATTGATCTTTTAAACGAAAACCAAGAGATCGCAATTGTAGATGGAACGATTAGAATTTGTTTACAACCTCTCGAAGGCAAAGTGTTACTACAAGTTGAGCAAAATTGTTTTCCCCGGCAGGCGGGAGTACTGCTCCATCCGACCTCTTTGCCCTCTAAATATGGTATAGGGGATTTGGGGAATAACGTTTATGACTTTATTGATTTTCTATATGAAAGTAAGCAATCATTATGGCAAATACTACCCCTTAATCCAGTCGGGGATAGCCATTCCCCTTACCAATGCCCCTCTGCTTTTGCTGGAAATCCACTACTCATTTCCTTAGAAAAGTTAATCGAAGATGGGCTGCTTTCTACCCAGGATTTGAAGGACTGTCCTATATTTGATAAGGAGCAAGTAGAATTTGAAAAAGTAAAAAATTATAAGGAAGAAAAATTACGTAAGGCTTTTGAGAACTTTAGACGGCAGGGGCAGTCTTTAGCTTATGAAACATTTACTAGGTTACATGCTAATTGGCTTATTGATTATGCTCTATTTATGGCATTGAAAACCCATTTCAATGAGAGCCCCTGGCATATGTGGCCGAATGCTATTGCATCAAGGGAGCCAATAACATTATTAGAATACAAAGAGTTATTGGCAGATGAAATTGCCTATCATTGTTTTTTGCAGTTTATTTTCTTCAGTCAATGGCAAGCTTTAAAACATTATGCAACAGAAAAAAATGTGAAAATTATCGGAGATATACCAATTTTTGTTGCTCATGATAGCAGTGACATATGGGCAAATCAGAAGCTCTTTGATCTAGACGAAAGGGGAAAACCAAAAACTGTAGCGGGCGTTCCTCCTGATTATTTCAGTAAGACAGGTCAGTTGTGGGGAAATCCTCATTATCGCTGGGAGGAGATGGCTAAAGATGATTATTATTGGTGGCAGCAGAGGATAAAAGTACTCCTCACCTTAGTCGATATAGTCAGGGTAGATCATTTCCGTGGTTTTGAATCTTTTTGGGAGGTTTCAGCTGAGGAGGAGACGGCAGAAAAGGGACGTTGGCGTAAGGGGCCTGGAGCGGTTTTTTTTCACGTTCTGGAAAAAAAGCTAGGTAAGCTGCCAATTATTGTCGAAGATTTGGGAATTATTACACCCGAAGTAGAAGCCTTGAGAAATGAGATTGGATTCCCAGGAATCAAGGTATTGCACTTTTCTTTTTCGTTTGATAAAAAGGGCAAATGTATACCTTACAGTTGCAAGAAAAATACGGCTGTATATACAGGAACACATGATAATGATACAACGGTAAGCTGGTATAGGAATCTCTTGGTGGAAGATCCTAAGCTAGCTGCCTGTGTACAAGAGCAGATTGGCATTCAGGCGTTAGAGGAAAATGAAATTCACTGGAAGTGTATCGAGTTTGTTTATCGGGGTAATGCCAATACAGCCATTGTGCCACTACAAGACATTATGGGTCTTCCTAGCCAAGCTAGAATGAATTTCCCTGGTACAATAGGGGGCAGTAATTGGGCCTGGCGATATCATAAAGAGATGTTAACAAAAAGGATAACGGATAAATTGGCAACACTTGTTGATCAGTATAATCGGTAG